The Mumia flava sequence CATGATGAGTCAAGACTAGGCGCTCACGGGTTGCCGGGACTCACCGGTGGTCGGGGCCTGCTCGCCCTGGCTCGCCTCGAACGCGCGGACGACCTCGCCCTCGCTGGCGGTGGCCTCGGTGGCCGCCGGCTGCTCGTTGCGCCGGAACGTGGTCGTGCCGCGGTTCAGGTCGTGGCAGACGGCGGTCGCCTCGAGGACGTCGCGGCGCTGCGTCTCCCGCGTCGTCGGGTCCTGCCAGGTGTGGGTGCGGATCCGGCCGATCACGACGACCGGCTCGCCGACCGTCAGCGACGCCTTCACGTTCTCCGCGAGGGTGCGGGTCGCCTTGACGGTGATCCAGACCGTCTCCAGGTCGCGCCAGATGCCCTGCTTGCGGTCGAAGTACCGGGGGGTGGAGCCCACCCGGAACATCGCCCAGCAGAACGCGTTGCTCTCGCGGAAGTCGACCTCGGTGCCGACGTGGCCGTAGACGGTCATGGTGTTGTCGCTCATCGTTCGCTCCTGTCGTCGGGGACGACACGAGCATCGTCTGCCGACGGCGACAGCGGGAGCCGCGGCGACCGGTCTGGGGACAGCGACGACCTTGTGGACGCAGATCGGACCGACGACGGACGCAGGGTCAGGACCCAGCACCGCCCGTACGAGCCACGTGGACCGTCAGGCGCGGTGTCCGAGCGCGGTCGCGAGTCCCACGCGCGCCTGCTCGTACGCGCCGAGCTCGGCGTCGATCGGGTCGAGCACGCGCTCCTGGGCCACGTCGGCCACGACCTCGTGCATCGCGTCGGCGAGACCGTGTGCGCGTCGGGACGCCGACGACTTCGCAGCGACGGTCGCGACCAGCGCCAGCACGAGCCCGACCACCAACCCCCCGACGGCGAGCAGGACCGGCACGCCGATCCCCGCAACCGTCGGCATGTCGGCATCACCGGTGATCTCGGCGCCCGCGACCGCGAGCAGCCAGAGCGCACCGCCGACCGTGGCGATCAGCGCCAACCACTGGATGACGTTGAACAGGCCCCACCACATCGGCGGGCGGCCGAGGGAAGGACCGTCGGCCGCGATCCGCTTCTCCAGCTCGTCGGCCAGGTCGGCGTTCGGGGACACGACCCGCCGGCGCAGCGCCTGGAACCACGGCGAGCTCAGCCCGACCGACGCCCGGTCGACCACGGCACGGACCGCCACATCGGTCGCCGACCGCTGGAGCCGCACCGGAGCCTCGTCGTCGGAGAGCGCCGAGACGGCCGCCGGCGGGCTCGTCCGGGACCGGCCGAACATCCGCAGCGGAGGCCAGGTCGTCTTCGAGACCGCCTTCGAGACCAGCGACTTCTCCATCTCGTCGGCCACGGCGTCGATCCCGGCGGCGTCGACCAGCGCTCCGACGAACTGGTCGCGGTCGGAGTCGGTCAGGCCGATCGCCGGGGCGTCACCGCTGGCCTGCTGCAGCGCCCGCGCCGCGTGGTCCACGTCGGCGCCGATGCGGGTGCCCGCAGCCTGCTTGTCGCGGATCTTCCGGACCAGGGCGCGCTTGAGGTCGTCGACGCCGTCGCCACGGGCCGCGGACACCGCGAACACCCCGACGTTCGGGAGGCCGTCCTCTGCGAGCAGGCGCCGTACGTCCTGCAACGTGCTGTCCCACTTCTCGGTGGGGATCTTGTCGATCTGGTTCAGGACGATCATCGTCACGTCCGCGTGCCGGGCGAGCGGCCGCAGGTAGCGCTCGTGCACGGCCGCGTCCGCGTACTTCTGCGGGTCCAGCACCCACACCAGCACGTCGGCGTACTGCACGAGGCGGTCCACCTCCAGGTGGTGGGAGACCTCGGTCGAGTCGTGGTCGGGGAGGTCGAGCAGCACGAGCCCCTCGAGGTTCACCTCGTCCGGCACGACGCCGAGCTGGCTGCCGAGCGACATCTGCTGGCGCTCCGGGATGCCCATCCACTCGAGCAGGTCGCGGGCCTGGCCGCCGCCCCATGCGACCGCCATCGCCCACGAGGTGGTCGGCCGGCGCACGCCCACGGCGGACAGCTCGACGCCAGTGATCGCGTTGAACAGCGACGATTTGCCCGACCCGGTCGCACCCGCGAGCGCGACCACGGTGTGGTCGCTGGAGAGCCGCAGCCGGTCGCGGGCGCGTCCCACGACCGTGCCGGCCTCGGCGACGACCGCGTCGTCGATGCGTCCGGTCGCGGCCTCGGTCGCTCGGGCGAGCCCGTCGACGCGTGCAGCAAGGTCGCCGCCGGTCGAGCTGAAGAGCGGCGCGGGAGGTGTGGAGTTCACGTCAGGTTGTCCCAGTCGTCGGGGATCAGGTCGCGGTGGCGGGCGTCCTCTGCGGACCGCGCCGCCGACCGGATACTAGCGGCAGCGTCGGGCGATGCCGCCGTCCGAGACAGCGCGTCGTAGAAACGCTGACGTTCTCCGACCAGGACGGTCCCCGCCCGCCTGAGGAGATCTTCCTTCGCGGTCTGCAGGAGATGCTCGGAGGAGTCCCCGAAGGTCTCCGCGAGCAGGTCGCGCGCGGCCGCGCCGCCGCTGTGGTGCGCGTCCTCACGGGTCGCGAGCTCGTTGAGCACCGCCACGGCCAGGGTGATCGCGGCGCCGTGGGTGCCCAGCGCCAGGAACCGCGCCGATGTCTTGCGCTCGCTCCCGGTCGACCGGACGATCTCGGTGCACGCCTCGACCCAGTCCTGCGAGACACGCTCCGCACGCGCCCGTACGGTCCGGGTCGCCCGCTCCAGCTCACGATCCCCGCCACGCAGCAGCGCGGCGCCCGCTTGGTTCTCCTCCCACGCCTGGTACGCGGCGTGGGCACCGGCCTCGGCCTGCTCGAGGAGCAGCAGCTCGACGTTCGTCGCCAGGGCCTGCTGGACCTCCGCGACCCGCGTCCGGCGGCCGCGCACGCTGTCGACGATGCGGTCGCGGATCCGGCCCATCCGGTCGTCGACGCCGCGACCCATGTCGCCGCCGACGAAGTCGCGCCATCGCGCCGCGAGCTCGCCGTGCATCAGGGTCCCGTCGGAGACGGACTTGTCGAAGGCCGCCTCGGCGCCGGTGTAGGCACGGTCCACGTCCTCGACGAGGCTGGCGGTCACCGCGCCCTGCTCGGCGACCAGGTCGGCCACGTCGAACGCGGCGAAGACGATCTTGCGCACGGCACCGTCGAGCGTCTGCGCGACCACGGCAGCGCGCACCTCGGGGTCCCCCGCGAGGTCGTGCAGCCAGCTGAGGATGGGAGCGACCGCGCTCGGCGGCAGCAGGCCCTCGCTGTCGACGCTGGACTCGAGCACGGTGAACAGCGGCGAGTCCTTCAGTCCGCGCGCCGTGAGCATCCGGGCCAGGTGGCCGCGCACCTCCCCCATCGACTCCGTCGACGTGCGGTCGAGCACGATCGCGACGGCGGCGCTGCGGTCCGCGGCCTCACGGAGGTAGTCCCACGGCACCTGGTCGGCGTACCGGGCGGCGGAGGTGACGAACAACCAGAGGTCCGCGGCCGCCAGCAGCTCGCCGGCCAGACGACGGTTGCTCTCCTCGACCGAGTCGACGTCGGGCGCGTCCAGGATCGCCAGCCCACGGGGCACCGTGTGCGCGGCGACGAGCGTCAACGAGCGGGCGTCGTTGGTCTGGCTCGCCGTCCGGGCGAGGTCGGGAAGGATCCGGTCCGGCTGGAACCACTCCGCGTCGTCCGGATGGTGGACCAGCACCGCGGAGCGGGTCGTCGGGCGCAGCACGCCGGACTCCGTGACCGCCCGTCCGATCAGGGAGTTGACCAGGGTCGACTTGCCGGCTCCGGTCGAGCCGCCGACGACGGCCAGCAGCGGCGCGTCCTGCTGGACGAGCCGCGGCAGGACGTAGTCGTCGAGCTGCGTGACGAGGGCCTGGCGGGCGTCGCGACCGTCCTGCGCGCCCGGGATCTCGAGTCCGAGGGCAGCACCGCTCAGCTCGGCACGCAGCTTCAGAAGTGCGGCGAGCAACGTCGCGGTAGAGCCGTCCGTCGACACTCGAACCTCCGCTGGACAGTGTACGGGCGCGTGCGGGCACCTCGGCGCCCATGGCAAACCTTAGTGGAGCGTTCCTGAAGCGTCGCACGGGCGAGCCGCTCACGCAGGACGGACGTGGTGGGGCTCACCACGGCCCCCCGCGCGACGGAGGCTCCGCCTGGGGCGGGACCGGCGTGGGCGGCGGCGCGGTCGGCGGCGGCCAGGCCGCGGGCGGCACAGGAGGTGCTCCGGGCGGTGCGCCGTACGGGCCAGGTGCCCCTGCCGTCGGATACAAGGCCCCGGCCTGCGGCGCGGGCGGAGCGTACGGCGGGTAGCCCGGCGCGACCGGCTGGGCGGAGAAGCGCATCGGCGGCGGCAGCACGACGTACGGCCGAAGGGCGCGCATCACGCCGAGCAGCTGCTCGACCCGGACCCGGGCCTGCGGCTTGGGTCTCCCCTCCAGGATCCCCGCGTGCAGGAACGCGGTCGTGACCGCGTCGCGCTGGTAGCGGCGGGTCGCGCGCGAGGCGACGTCGCCGCCGCGCTCCCGCGCGTACGTCACGGCCTTGCGACGGTACGCCGGGGCTGCGATGAACGGGATCTCGTCGGGGACCATCCAGCCGCGCCGGGCCAGATCGGTCAGCGCGCGCGCCAGGAAGCGCCCCTGCCGGCTCCGCGCCAGCACCGCCAGGACGATCAGCCCGGCGAGCAGCCCACCGACGAGCACGTACACGACGAGGAACCATGCGCCTTCGTCGAAGGACGCGCCGGCGTTCCACAGCCCGTGGAGCAGGATGCTGCCGACCAGCCCGCCGACCCAGAGCAGGACCTTGAGCGGCTTGGAGCGCACGGTGACCGCGATCCCGACGGCGATGCCGAACGCCGCAGTGAACATCGGGTGCGCGAACGGGCTCATGATCCCGCGCAGCACGAACGTCATCGTCGTCGCGAACGGCCCGTCGATCGTGGTCTCGTCGATCCCGACGTACGAGCCCGCGTAGTAGCCGACGTTCTCGACGAACGCGAACCCCAGACCGACCAGGCCCGCGAAGACGAGACCGTCGACCAGCCCGTCGATCACGCGGCGCATCCGTACGAACGTGAGGACCAGGAAGAGGGCCTTCGCCGGCTCCTCGGTCAGCGGCGCCACCACCGTCGCCATCACGGGCAGGCTCGGGCTCCACAGCCAGTCGATCGTCAGCTGCGCCGCCAGAGCGATCGAGACCGCTCCGACGCCACCCCACACCACCGCCGCGAGCTTGTAGTGCCACGGCTCCGGCTCGTAGCGGTCGAGCCAGAAGAAGCACGCGAGCAGCGCGGGCAGCGGCAGCAGCGCGTACAGGAGGCTCAGGCCGCTGCCCCGCGCGTCGCCGGAGGTGATCGCGAAGAAGCCGGCCCCGACGACGCCGACCGCCGCCATCACGAACATCAGGGCGACGAGCACGACGTGGCCGCGCTGGCGCATCGGGTCGGGCAGGTCAGGCAGGAGGACGGGCGCCGCGGCGGCCGCGGCCGGCTGCGGGGGCGGTGCGGCACGCCACGGTTCGGACACACCGACACCCTAGCCAGCGGCCAAGACCGTCACGCCGCCGTCCGGAAGTGCGGCATACTGGCGCCCGTCCGCGCCCGTAGCTCAGCTGGACAGAGCAGCGGCCTTCTAATCCGCCGGTCGCAGGTTCGAATCCTGCCGGGCGCACCGATTCGGCGGCGCCGGACGGCTTCCGGCGCCGCCGACCCGGCACCCGTCCGTACGTGCGGGCGCGGCCGGCACCCGGACGTACGGGTGGCTCAGTCGCTCAGCCGGGCGGACAGGACGACCTCCGGCACGGCGGCGAGCGCCTTGCTGACCGGGCACCCGGTCTTCGTCTCCTCGGCGACCCGGTCGAAGTCGTCGGCGCTGATCCCCTCCGCCGACACCGTGACGTCGAGCGCGATCCTCGAGATCTTCAGCCCGCCCTGCTCCTCGTCCGGACCGACCGTGACGTCGGCCGTGATGGATGTGGCCCCCGGCGTACCGCCGGCCTTCTCGATCCCACCCGACAGTGCCATCGCGAAGCACGAGGCGTGCGCGGCCGCGATCAGCTCCTCGGGACTGGTGACGCCACCGGCCTCGTCGGCGATCCGCCGTGGGAAGGAGACGTCGAACGTGCCCACGTGCGAGCTGTCGAGACTGACCTGCCCCGACCCGTCCTGAAGACCACCGGTCCACTGCACCGTTGCACTGCGCGTCGCCATCGCCTGCTCCTCTCGTTGGATGGACGTGAGGGCGCGGGGATCCGCGGCCCGAACCCCACCGTACGAACGAACGCCCGGCCGCGCAGACGGCTCGGGGCCGTGCGCGACCGGGCGTCGGTCAGAGGCGCGTCACTGCTCCGCGGTGCCGCCCGCCTCCTGGATCGCCTGCTGGATGTCCTCGGTGCCCGGGACCGTCGGGTTGCCGTCGGCGTCCTCGGGCCCGTTGACGGTCGTCCCCTCGACCCACACGGTCGGGGTGCCCGACAGCGTGTTGCCCTCGGAGTCCTCGTCCTCGAACGCCTGCTTGGTCGCCTCACCCTCCGGCGACGCCCAGTCGCGGAACGGACGCCCGCGGATGCAGTCGGCCGCCTCCGGGGTGCCGGACTCCTCCGCGAACTGGACGAAGTCGGACGCGTCGAGGTTGCCGCCCTCGGCGGGCTGGTTCTCGTAGGCCAGCGTCGCGAAGGTGCGGTACGCCTCGGCGCCGCCCTCCTCGAACACGCACATCGAGGCAGCGAGCGCGTCCGAGGAGTACTCGGTCAGGAAGGACACGGGCCGGAACTCGACCTCGATGGTGCCGGCAGCGACCTGCTCGTCGAGCCACACACCGGTCGAGGCCTCGAACGACTTGCAGTGCGGACACGCGAAGTCCTCGAACAACGTCACCTGGACCGGATCACCACCGGCCGTACCACCCGCGTCGGAGGAACCGCCAGAACCACCCGCGTCCTCCGCGGTGTAGAGCACGCCGTTGCCGTCGGTCAGACCCTCCGGAGCCCGGGTCGCCACGTCCGCGTTGTTGTCGATCGCCGTCTTCACAGCGAACCCGGCACCCGCGATCACCGCCACCACCGCCACCACGATCACCGCGGTGATGATGTTGCGGCGCCGCTTCTCCTGCCGCTCCCGCTCCTTGCGCATCTGCTCAGCGCGCGCCTGCCGTGCGCGCTTGTCGTCCTTGCTGGCCACGGGCAGACAGTAGCGGCGGCCCGGGGTCATCCGAGCCATCCGTGCGTGCAGGCCGAAGGCGTGCGTGACGCGTTCGTCGGCGGTCGGGACTAGGGTGATGTGTCGTGATGGACAGGCTGGTGTGGATCGACTGCGAGATGACCGGGCTCGACCTCGAGAACGACGCGCTCATCGAGGTGGCGGCCGTCGTGACCGACTTCGAGCTGCAACCGCTCGGCGAGGGCGTGGACGTCATCATCAAACCGCCGGCCGGAGCGGTGGAGCAGATGGGCGACGTCGTCACGCAGATGCACACCTCGTCGGGCCTGCTCGCCGAGCTCGACGGCGGCACGAGCATGGACGAGGCCCAGCAGCTCGTCCTGGACTACATCCGTGAGCACGTTCCGGAGGCGGGCAAGGCCCCGCTCGCCGGCAACACAGTCGGGACGGACCGCGCGTTCCTCGCGCGCGACATGCCCGAGCTGGAGGCGCACCTGCACTACCGGATCGTCGACGTCTCGTCGATCAAGGAGCTGTCGCGGCGGTGGTACCCGCGGGCGTACTTCAACTCCCCGGAGAAGAACGGCAACCACCGTGCGCTCGCCGACATCCTGGAGAGCATCGAGGAGCTCCGGTACTACCGTGAGGCCGTCTTCGTCCCGCAGCCGGGCCCGGACAGCGACACCGCCAAGGCCCTCGGGGAGAAGTACGCGGGGTCGCTCACCGGGAAGGGCGCGGAGGGCGGGACCCAGGATTCGGACCCCGCAGACTGACCCGGTATGCTTTCTACGCCGCACGCGGTGATGCCGCGGTGCGCGCGGTGGGTGTAGCTCAGTTGGTAGAGCACCGGCTTGTGGTGCCGGTGGCCGCGGGTTCAAGTCCCGTCATCCACCCCCACGCGAAGGCCCGGAATCCGTACGGACTCCGGGCCTTCGGCATGTCCGGCCGTCAGGGTGTCGCAGCGGGTGTCGCGGGGCTGAGCGGGAGCGTGCGGGGGCTGACGAACCGCCGCGGCGAACCGTCGACCGGGTCGGTGAACGCCAGCTCGCTCGCGAGCAGCTGGAGCGGACGCGCGAAGTCGTCCACGTCGACGTCGAGCACCTCGGGATAGAGCGGGTCGTCGACGATCGGGATCCCGAGCCCGTGCAGGTGCGCCCGCAGCTGGTGCGTGCGCCCGGTCAGCGGCTCGAGCCGGTACACCCCGAGATCGCCGATCCGTCGCTCCAGCGAGACCTGGGTCTCGGCGTTCGGGACCACGCCCTCCACGACCTCCACCTGGAACGTCCCGCGCCGCTTGACCAGATGGTTGCGGACCACGGTGGGCAGCTCCAGACCCGGCCGTACGGGAGCGAGCGCGCGGTAGACCTTCTGCGCCTCGCGCCGTTGGAAGAGCAGCTGGTACGGGCCGCGCCACCGCCGTTCCGTCGCGAGCACCAGCACACCCGACGTGACCCGGTCGAGCCGGTGCAGCGGGGACAGGTCCGGCAGGTCGAGCTCCTCGCGGAGCCGTACGACCACGCTCTCGCGCACGTGCCGCCCACGCGGGATCGTCGACAGGAACGCCGGCTTGTCCACCACGACCAGCCGTTCGTCGCGGTGCAGGAGCTCGACCCGGCCCGGCACGACGGGCTCGTCGCGCAGGTCGCGGTGGAACCACACGAACGAGTGCGGGCGGTACGGATCGTCGTCGCGGACCCGATCCCCGGCGTCGTCGACGAACCGGCCCTCGGCGAGCAGACCGTCCACGTCGACGCGTTCCGGGAGCCGCTGACGGAGCCACTCCCCCATGCTGGTCCACGGCGCGGGCGCAGCCGGGTCGCGGTCCGGCGTCCGCAGCCACACGGCGCGCAGGCCGTGGCGAGGCGGGAGCGGGGAACGCGGCGGCACCCGTCGATCGTAGGCGCGACAGCACCACGCGCACGTACGACCCGACGCGCCCACGCTGCCGTGCGGCGCGCGAGGCGTACGGGTCCGTGAGACCGTGACGGGATCGGCGAGGGGAGACGACGATGTCCGACCGGACCTACGAGATCATCGCGTTGGCGATCTACTTCGCCGGGATGATCGCCATCGGGTACTACGCCTACCGCCAGACCTCGGACCACGAGGGCTACATGCTGGCCGGTCGCAACCTCCCGTCCTGGGCCGCCGCGCTCAGTGCCGGTGCGTCCGACATGTCGGGGTGGCTCATGATGGGCCTGCCGGGCGCGATCTACGTGGCCGGGCTGATCGAGTCGTGGATCGCGATCGGGCTCACGGTCGGCGCGTACCTGAACTGGCGTCTGGTCGCCCCGCGGCTGCGCGCGTACTCCGAGGTCTCGCGGAACTCCATCACCATCCCGAGCTTCTTCGAGAACCGCCTGCGCGACCACACCCACCTGCTGCGCATCGCGTCGGCCGTCATCGTGCTCGTGTTCTTCACGTTCTACGTGTCGTCCGGCATGGTGGCCGGCGGCGTCTTCTTCGAGAGCTCGTTCGACTCCCCGTACCTCGCCGGGATGCTGCTGGTCGCCGGCGTGACGCTCTCGTACACGCTGTTCGGCGGGTTCCTCGGCGCCTCCCTCACCGACGTCGCCCAGGGCGTGATGATGATGGTCGCGCTGGTCGTCGTCCCGATCCTCGCGATCGCCGAGCTCGGCGGACCGGCCGACACGCTCGACGCGATCCGCGCCGTCGACCCGGACCACCTGTCGATGCTGGCCGGCGAACCGCTGACGTGGGCCACGTTCGTCAGCATCGTCTCCGCAGCCGCCTGGGGCCTCGGCTACTTCGGCCAGCCGCACATCATCGTGCGCTTCATGGCCCTGCGGAACCCGGCCGCCGCCACCAGCGCCCGCCGGATCGGGATGACCTGGATGATCATCTCGCTGATCGGCGCGGTGACCGCCGGCCTGGTCGGGGTCGCGTACTTCGCCGAGACCGGTGCCGAGCTCGGCGACCCCGAGACGGTGGTCCTGACGATGTCGCAGCTCCTGCTCCACCCGCTCGTCGCCGGGTTCGTGCTGGCCGCCGTCCTCGCCGCGATCATGAGCACGATCTCGAGCCAGCTGATCGTGTGCTCGTCGGCGCTCGTCGAGGACCTGTACAAGCTCGCAGCGAAGACGCCGCCCGCCCCCCGCACCCTGATCCTGCTCGGACGCAGCTGCGTGCTGGCCGTCGCGGTCGTCGCGGCGCTGCTCGCGATCGAG is a genomic window containing:
- a CDS encoding GTPase family protein, giving the protein MNSTPPAPLFSSTGGDLAARVDGLARATEAATGRIDDAVVAEAGTVVGRARDRLRLSSDHTVVALAGATGSGKSSLFNAITGVELSAVGVRRPTTSWAMAVAWGGGQARDLLEWMGIPERQQMSLGSQLGVVPDEVNLEGLVLLDLPDHDSTEVSHHLEVDRLVQYADVLVWVLDPQKYADAAVHERYLRPLARHADVTMIVLNQIDKIPTEKWDSTLQDVRRLLAEDGLPNVGVFAVSAARGDGVDDLKRALVRKIRDKQAAGTRIGADVDHAARALQQASGDAPAIGLTDSDRDQFVGALVDAAGIDAVADEMEKSLVSKAVSKTTWPPLRMFGRSRTSPPAAVSALSDDEAPVRLQRSATDVAVRAVVDRASVGLSSPWFQALRRRVVSPNADLADELEKRIAADGPSLGRPPMWWGLFNVIQWLALIATVGGALWLLAVAGAEITGDADMPTVAGIGVPVLLAVGGLVVGLVLALVATVAAKSSASRRAHGLADAMHEVVADVAQERVLDPIDAELGAYEQARVGLATALGHRA
- a CDS encoding OsmC family peroxiredoxin; the encoded protein is MATRSATVQWTGGLQDGSGQVSLDSSHVGTFDVSFPRRIADEAGGVTSPEELIAAAHASCFAMALSGGIEKAGGTPGATSITADVTVGPDEEQGGLKISRIALDVTVSAEGISADDFDRVAEETKTGCPVSKALAAVPEVVLSARLSD
- a CDS encoding single-stranded DNA-binding protein, translated to MSDNTMTVYGHVGTEVDFRESNAFCWAMFRVGSTPRYFDRKQGIWRDLETVWITVKATRTLAENVKASLTVGEPVVVIGRIRTHTWQDPTTRETQRRDVLEATAVCHDLNRGTTTFRRNEQPAATEATASEGEVVRAFEASQGEQAPTTGESRQPVSA
- the orn gene encoding oligoribonuclease, whose translation is MDRLVWIDCEMTGLDLENDALIEVAAVVTDFELQPLGEGVDVIIKPPAGAVEQMGDVVTQMHTSSGLLAELDGGTSMDEAQQLVLDYIREHVPEAGKAPLAGNTVGTDRAFLARDMPELEAHLHYRIVDVSSIKELSRRWYPRAYFNSPEKNGNHRALADILESIEELRYYREAVFVPQPGPDSDTAKALGEKYAGSLTGKGAEGGTQDSDPAD
- a CDS encoding dynamin family protein, whose amino-acid sequence is MSTDGSTATLLAALLKLRAELSGAALGLEIPGAQDGRDARQALVTQLDDYVLPRLVQQDAPLLAVVGGSTGAGKSTLVNSLIGRAVTESGVLRPTTRSAVLVHHPDDAEWFQPDRILPDLARTASQTNDARSLTLVAAHTVPRGLAILDAPDVDSVEESNRRLAGELLAAADLWLFVTSAARYADQVPWDYLREAADRSAAVAIVLDRTSTESMGEVRGHLARMLTARGLKDSPLFTVLESSVDSEGLLPPSAVAPILSWLHDLAGDPEVRAAVVAQTLDGAVRKIVFAAFDVADLVAEQGAVTASLVEDVDRAYTGAEAAFDKSVSDGTLMHGELAARWRDFVGGDMGRGVDDRMGRIRDRIVDSVRGRRTRVAEVQQALATNVELLLLEQAEAGAHAAYQAWEENQAGAALLRGGDRELERATRTVRARAERVSQDWVEACTEIVRSTGSERKTSARFLALGTHGAAITLAVAVLNELATREDAHHSGGAAARDLLAETFGDSSEHLLQTAKEDLLRRAGTVLVGERQRFYDALSRTAASPDAAASIRSAARSAEDARHRDLIPDDWDNLT
- a CDS encoding PrsW family intramembrane metalloprotease, translating into MSEPWRAAPPPQPAAAAAAPVLLPDLPDPMRQRGHVVLVALMFVMAAVGVVGAGFFAITSGDARGSGLSLLYALLPLPALLACFFWLDRYEPEPWHYKLAAVVWGGVGAVSIALAAQLTIDWLWSPSLPVMATVVAPLTEEPAKALFLVLTFVRMRRVIDGLVDGLVFAGLVGLGFAFVENVGYYAGSYVGIDETTIDGPFATTMTFVLRGIMSPFAHPMFTAAFGIAVGIAVTVRSKPLKVLLWVGGLVGSILLHGLWNAGASFDEGAWFLVVYVLVGGLLAGLIVLAVLARSRQGRFLARALTDLARRGWMVPDEIPFIAAPAYRRKAVTYARERGGDVASRATRRYQRDAVTTAFLHAGILEGRPKPQARVRVEQLLGVMRALRPYVVLPPPMRFSAQPVAPGYPPYAPPAPQAGALYPTAGAPGPYGAPPGAPPVPPAAWPPPTAPPPTPVPPQAEPPSRGGPW
- a CDS encoding pseudouridine synthase translates to MGEWLRQRLPERVDVDGLLAEGRFVDDAGDRVRDDDPYRPHSFVWFHRDLRDEPVVPGRVELLHRDERLVVVDKPAFLSTIPRGRHVRESVVVRLREELDLPDLSPLHRLDRVTSGVLVLATERRWRGPYQLLFQRREAQKVYRALAPVRPGLELPTVVRNHLVKRRGTFQVEVVEGVVPNAETQVSLERRIGDLGVYRLEPLTGRTHQLRAHLHGLGIPIVDDPLYPEVLDVDVDDFARPLQLLASELAFTDPVDGSPRRFVSPRTLPLSPATPAATP
- a CDS encoding DsbA family protein, with product MASKDDKRARQARAEQMRKERERQEKRRRNIITAVIVVAVVAVIAGAGFAVKTAIDNNADVATRAPEGLTDGNGVLYTAEDAGGSGGSSDAGGTAGGDPVQVTLFEDFACPHCKSFEASTGVWLDEQVAAGTIEVEFRPVSFLTEYSSDALAASMCVFEEGGAEAYRTFATLAYENQPAEGGNLDASDFVQFAEESGTPEAADCIRGRPFRDWASPEGEATKQAFEDEDSEGNTLSGTPTVWVEGTTVNGPEDADGNPTVPGTEDIQQAIQEAGGTAEQ
- the putP gene encoding sodium/proline symporter PutP — protein: MSDRTYEIIALAIYFAGMIAIGYYAYRQTSDHEGYMLAGRNLPSWAAALSAGASDMSGWLMMGLPGAIYVAGLIESWIAIGLTVGAYLNWRLVAPRLRAYSEVSRNSITIPSFFENRLRDHTHLLRIASAVIVLVFFTFYVSSGMVAGGVFFESSFDSPYLAGMLLVAGVTLSYTLFGGFLGASLTDVAQGVMMMVALVVVPILAIAELGGPADTLDAIRAVDPDHLSMLAGEPLTWATFVSIVSAAAWGLGYFGQPHIIVRFMALRNPAAATSARRIGMTWMIISLIGAVTAGLVGVAYFAETGAELGDPETVVLTMSQLLLHPLVAGFVLAAVLAAIMSTISSQLIVCSSALVEDLYKLAAKTPPAPRTLILLGRSCVLAVAVVAALLAIEPGDTILELVGFAWAGFGASFGPAILLCLFWRRLTNIGAAAGMVAGAVTVFAWDAWGTDLYEIVPGFLVNLVVAVVVSLMTYRDNPEIDAEFDQAASLVDKRAKTAA